GCCGCCAGCTTGTCCTGCAGCCTCCGTTTCCTCCAGTCCAAGTAGCGCCTCCGCAGTCGGTTCGCCTGCCAGCCCAGGAGTATTCCAGAAGCGAAGGCTACTAGCACTGACAATTGCAGCGTCCTCTCCGACACATCCGCCATGACTGCCTCCGGCGTGCAGCGCGGTCTACGGCGCGGCGGCGGGGTCAAAAGGCGCCGCGCGTTCAGGGGTAGGGCGTGGGGCAAAAATGAAGCCAAGGTGGCGAGGCCCGCCCCGCGCAGCCGGCGAGGCGTTGGTTCGCTGGAAACTCACCAATAGTCCCAACTGTCTCGCCTTCAACTGAAGACTTTCCCAGTCCTTGGACGACCCCACCTTCCCCTTTCCTGAACCCCCACAACATTTCTTGTTGATGCCTTACATCATTAGCTAACACTGGGGGCGTATCTTGCTAACCCGACTGTAAGCTCTTCACCGCTCTGTATTTTCTCTCAGCAATAGAATGGGAGTGACTTGCGTAACTTTAAATTTTCTGGTaacctgttttttaaaacataaaaacaaaaacatggaattgtttttaataatatatttacttttcccAACATATACGGGatgttatcatttcaacatgtaactcgtttttaaattattaaggaGGTGCTTTTTTTTCATACCAAGTCTTTGAAAACTGGTCTGTGTTTTACAGCGAaaagcacatctcaatttgaacACTGAATTTTCAATGGAGATACTTATCAGTGTCTAGATTTCATAAAATGTACAGCTGAAAAAGTAGATTCATATACCCAAGTTgttctaaaaacacaaacatttttcCAATAACTGAATGGAGTACCAATTTTTAgattaaatttaaattcattaaaattttttaaaaattaaaaactcagttCTTCAGTCACACTAGCCATATATGGGaccagtggctaccatattggacaaccCAGGTCTGGGGGCTATGCTGTACCAGAACTAACATGGGGTCAAAATTGTTGGGATAGGAAACAAACCAACACATTTCTAATGATGAAAGTCATTTTGACACACACCCCCCCCACCACGACTTCCACCTCCTGGTGTTCAGGCCTTTGTGtaatcccctccccttgagtgtgggtgtgacctgtgacttgcttctaactaaTATATAATAAAGCAAAGGGGATGAGGATGTCACTCCTGTGATTACTACgtatattaatctgttctcacactgctaataaagacatacgtAAGACtgagtttataaaggaaagaagtttaattgactcacagttccacgtggctggggaggcctcacaatgatggcagaaggcaaaggaggagcaaaggcacatcttacgtggcagcaggcaagagaacccgtgcaggggaacttccctttataaaaccatcagatctcatgaggcatattcactatcacgagaacagcatgggaaagacctaccctcatgattcagttacctcccactgggtccctcccatgatgtgggaattatgggagctacaattcaagatttgggtggggacacagccaaaacatgtCACTgtgtatatacaattttttagCAAGTTAAAGACTCTCCTGTGGCTTGATGAAGTGGACATGCTGGAGAAGCTCACAGAACAAAGAACTGCAGTGGCCTCTAGGAAAagcctccagccaacagccagcaaaaATCTGGAACCCTCAGTCCCAAAACCACAAGGAAATGAactctgccaacaacctgaatgagcttggaagcagattcttccccATTTGAGCCTCCAGATGAAAACACAGCCTTACACATTGATTGCAGTCTTGTGAGATTATAACAGAGGACCCAGCTTAATTGTGCTTGGATTCCTGATCCATGGaaaatgtgagataataaatgtgtattgttttaaatGACTACATTTGTGGTAATCTATTACATGGTGTAAGATATGGGACAAAACAGAGTGTTTTTCCCACTTTAACTCTCAATACAGACCACCTCTGGTGACTAAACGATATATTCAATACTCTGACGCCAGAGTTGGGGTGAGGGAGACCTttttcctatacaccaataaattCTGCAGCAGACAACAACTGGATGTCCtctaattcaatttaattttgaCACTTACCTACCTGGATATAGCATCAGGTTCcataggttgagggctcagtcccacaagacttcTTCCTACTTCCAATGCCAGTCACAAATAGTAGGTTGTCACCTATAC
The window above is part of the Symphalangus syndactylus isolate Jambi chromosome 14, NHGRI_mSymSyn1-v2.1_pri, whole genome shotgun sequence genome. Proteins encoded here:
- the MTLN gene encoding LOW QUALITY PROTEIN: mitoregulin (The sequence of the model RefSeq protein was modified relative to this genomic sequence to represent the inferred CDS: deleted 2 bases in 1 codon); its protein translation is MQGSGEEYAKREDHTCKCYYAEPCLGSSRHSEQVTASGVEGKQAHSGCCIEKRMWWTDIEAWKPDRAIAITQKRGDGSLDLLQDTPPVLANDVRHQQEMLWGFRKGEGGVVQGLGKSSVEGETVGTIGEFPANQRLAGCAGRLATLASFLPHALPLNARRLLTPPPRRRPRCTPEAVMADVSERTLQLSVLVAFASGILLGWQANRLRRRYLDWRKRRLQDKLAATQKKLDLA